The proteins below are encoded in one region of Fimbriimonadaceae bacterium:
- the gatA gene encoding Asp-tRNA(Asn)/Glu-tRNA(Gln) amidotransferase subunit GatA has translation MATQWTAAEMAARLRAREISALELCEAHLARIKELDGTYEAFLYVDEEGARAQAQAAQDLIDSGDGGPLAGVPVALKDNLSTRGVPTTCASRILEGYRPVFDATVVRQLREEGLVMLGKTNLDEFAMGTSGENSAFRVSRNPWDAGRVPGGSSSGSATAVGTEMAPLSLGSDTGGSIRMPAAMSGIVGFKPTYGRVSRYGLIAFGSSLDQIGPFGRTVEDTAMLAQAISGHDPLDSTSLPDSKIRLDELKSCSLKGLRLGIPEQLVGDSVDPSVGAALEAAIETLQKEGVEVRKISLPSISVGVTTYYIIAPAEASSNLARFDGIRFGPQCEGDGHIGNVAVTRGRLFGHEVKLRIMVGTYALSAGYYDAYYHRAQQVRGLMVAEFEREFGEVDAVVSAGCPVPAFPAGGYGGDPLALKMLDLCTIPANMGGFPSISVPCGLVQGLPVGLLLTAPVNEDERLLKQAYAIEQAFGPYRRPPLP, from the coding sequence GTGGCGACCCAGTGGACCGCGGCCGAAATGGCCGCCCGCCTGCGCGCCCGTGAAATTTCCGCCCTTGAACTTTGCGAGGCCCACCTGGCCCGGATCAAGGAGCTTGACGGCACCTACGAAGCCTTCCTCTATGTGGACGAAGAGGGCGCCCGCGCCCAAGCCCAGGCCGCGCAGGATCTGATCGACTCCGGGGACGGGGGGCCGCTCGCGGGCGTGCCCGTCGCGCTAAAGGACAACCTCTCCACGCGCGGGGTTCCGACGACGTGCGCCTCACGGATCCTGGAGGGCTATCGCCCCGTCTTCGACGCCACGGTCGTGCGGCAGTTGCGGGAGGAGGGGCTCGTGATGCTCGGCAAGACGAACTTGGACGAGTTCGCCATGGGCACCAGCGGCGAGAACTCCGCCTTCCGCGTCAGCCGCAATCCGTGGGACGCCGGGCGGGTCCCGGGCGGCAGCTCGAGCGGGTCCGCGACGGCGGTCGGAACGGAGATGGCGCCGCTCTCGCTCGGCTCCGACACGGGCGGTTCGATCCGTATGCCGGCCGCGATGTCCGGCATTGTCGGCTTCAAACCCACCTATGGCCGGGTTTCCCGGTATGGCTTGATCGCGTTCGGCTCGAGCCTGGACCAGATCGGCCCGTTCGGGCGAACCGTGGAGGACACGGCCATGCTCGCCCAGGCGATTTCCGGCCACGACCCGCTCGACAGTACATCGCTGCCCGATTCAAAGATCCGCTTGGACGAGCTGAAATCATGCTCGCTCAAGGGGCTCCGGCTCGGCATCCCCGAGCAACTGGTTGGGGACAGCGTCGACCCCTCGGTCGGTGCCGCGCTGGAGGCCGCCATCGAAACCCTGCAAAAGGAGGGCGTCGAGGTTCGAAAGATCAGCCTCCCCAGCATTTCGGTCGGAGTGACTACCTACTACATCATCGCTCCTGCGGAGGCGAGCAGCAACCTGGCGCGCTTCGACGGGATCCGGTTTGGCCCCCAGTGCGAGGGCGACGGCCATATCGGGAACGTCGCCGTCACGCGAGGGCGGCTGTTCGGCCACGAGGTGAAGTTGCGCATCATGGTCGGCACCTATGCCCTGTCTGCGGGCTACTACGACGCGTATTACCATCGGGCCCAACAGGTGCGCGGTTTGATGGTCGCGGAGTTCGAGCGGGAGTTTGGGGAGGTCGACGCCGTGGTTTCGGCCGGGTGCCCAGTGCCCGCGTTCCCGGCGGGCGGTTATGGCGGCGACCCCCTCGCCCTCAAGATGCTCGACCTCTGCACGATCCCCGCGAACATGGGGGGGTTTCCCAGCATTTCCGTCCCTTGTGGCTTGGTCCAGGGGCTGCCTGTCGGGTTGCTCCTCACCGCACCGGTGAACGAGGACGAGCGTCTGTTAAAGCAAGCCTACGCGATCGAGCAGGCGTTCGGCCCCTATCGCCGACCGCCGCTGCCCTAG
- the gatC gene encoding Asp-tRNA(Asn)/Glu-tRNA(Gln) amidotransferase subunit GatC: MSISLDEVRHVARLARLELDEKELMAFQGELNALLGHFQDIQHIDVSNAEPKPHAVSLRNVWADDVAAPGLSRTDALSNAAVSRAGLFIVPTIIEE, encoded by the coding sequence ATGTCGATTTCCCTGGACGAGGTGCGCCATGTCGCGCGCCTGGCCCGGCTCGAGCTGGATGAGAAGGAACTTATGGCTTTCCAAGGCGAACTGAACGCCCTGCTCGGCCACTTTCAGGACATCCAGCACATCGACGTGTCGAACGCCGAGCCGAAGCCGCACGCCGTCTCGCTGCGAAACGTCTGGGCGGACGACGTGGCGGCCCCTGGATTGAGCCGCACGGACGCCTTGTCCAACGCGGCCGTCTCTCGCGCCGGCCTTTTCATCGTGCCGACGATCATCGAGGAATAA
- a CDS encoding thioredoxin domain-containing protein — protein sequence MPIWGPREQYPMVTATVTALVAVFAVTSAIRPFIPERAEGPLTNSSGDFLRAGAKQRIGWRTLTDDPFREALRRDKPIFMVLGTNMNATAREVDRTILMESEVAERINRDFIAVRVDLDQTPEWRNAYRPLACAVDGADPGWQIVVLGSRGELLSQIFRYDRRQELNPTFLLRVLREAQQRAVHKVDVFETTLADGQASERKLLLDGKLADHIDASAYANRLRARLDPRYGGYPQGGMQRLYPWEWRFLAASGDLDALRASLAPLMRTALVNWLDGGFYRYSIDLGGFVPKFEASAEQSADMAATLALVATQTRDPIVRELALETFDGTLESFDRPKGFAAHWYENSGTMARGKRYSFPPRELSSRLSAADVEWLAKNAGLDPRLNPTMVPFVADAQVYVRSPEDFQQHLDLLRHLRKNDSRIFESLDLLDATASVAARLIESARVLGDKARLQEALALGERTQNFRSGPDDVMHQLKKDGRSTAYLGDYLAYADCALQRYLATGEKDVLEDGLVVLRRGMDLFKADRRGVYVLGRGPNGKVGQDVVEIPEVVDGTGQAATSRLLSLCHSYGFLFRASATGRDLGNKAVEIIRATSPAVKDVPWRMGSFYLAGWATVSDMEIATVGPDAVANAAKLAPLAPHILVTPLTGSLLPEIQAKGPGVYLVVRGSAKGPLTFEQAVRILKEPAALTTPAPKQP from the coding sequence ATGCCGATCTGGGGACCACGGGAGCAGTACCCGATGGTCACCGCCACCGTGACTGCCTTGGTGGCCGTCTTCGCCGTGACCTCGGCGATCCGCCCGTTCATCCCCGAACGGGCCGAAGGCCCACTCACGAATTCATCCGGCGACTTCCTTCGCGCGGGGGCAAAACAGCGCATCGGCTGGCGCACCTTGACCGACGACCCGTTCCGGGAAGCCCTGCGGCGCGACAAACCGATCTTTATGGTGCTGGGCACCAACATGAACGCGACTGCCCGCGAAGTCGACAGGACGATCCTGATGGAAAGCGAGGTCGCAGAAAGGATCAACCGCGACTTCATCGCCGTCCGCGTCGACCTTGACCAGACTCCCGAGTGGCGCAACGCCTACCGTCCCCTCGCCTGCGCGGTCGACGGCGCCGACCCAGGCTGGCAGATCGTGGTGCTCGGCTCGCGTGGGGAGCTCCTCAGCCAGATCTTCCGCTACGACCGGCGACAAGAGCTCAACCCGACCTTCCTGCTCCGCGTCCTGCGCGAAGCCCAGCAAAGGGCGGTCCACAAAGTGGACGTCTTTGAAACGACGCTCGCCGACGGCCAAGCGTCGGAACGCAAACTGCTGCTCGACGGGAAGTTGGCGGACCACATCGACGCGTCGGCTTACGCCAACCGCCTTCGGGCGCGGCTCGACCCTCGGTACGGCGGCTATCCGCAGGGGGGCATGCAGCGGCTCTATCCCTGGGAGTGGCGGTTCCTGGCCGCCTCCGGCGACTTGGACGCGTTGCGCGCCTCGCTTGCGCCGCTCATGCGCACGGCCCTGGTCAACTGGCTGGACGGCGGCTTCTACCGCTATTCGATCGACCTCGGGGGATTCGTGCCGAAGTTCGAGGCCAGCGCGGAGCAAAGCGCCGACATGGCCGCCACTCTGGCCTTGGTCGCCACCCAGACGCGCGACCCGATCGTGCGCGAGCTCGCCCTGGAAACCTTCGACGGGACCTTGGAGAGCTTCGACCGGCCCAAGGGCTTCGCCGCCCATTGGTACGAGAACTCGGGCACCATGGCGCGCGGCAAACGCTATAGCTTCCCGCCGCGGGAGCTCTCCTCGCGCCTCTCCGCGGCCGACGTCGAGTGGCTCGCCAAGAACGCGGGGCTGGACCCGCGCCTTAACCCCACGATGGTACCGTTCGTGGCCGACGCCCAGGTCTACGTGCGGTCGCCCGAAGACTTCCAGCAGCACCTCGACCTTCTCCGCCACCTGCGGAAGAACGACTCCCGGATCTTCGAGTCTCTGGACTTGTTGGACGCCACCGCGAGCGTTGCCGCCCGCCTGATCGAATCCGCACGGGTCCTCGGCGACAAGGCCCGCCTACAGGAGGCCCTCGCCCTGGGCGAGCGGACGCAGAATTTTCGGTCTGGCCCGGACGACGTGATGCACCAGCTGAAGAAGGACGGGCGGAGCACCGCCTACCTTGGCGACTACCTGGCCTATGCCGATTGCGCGCTGCAACGGTACCTGGCGACAGGGGAAAAGGACGTGCTGGAAGACGGCTTGGTCGTGTTGCGCCGAGGGATGGACTTGTTCAAAGCGGACCGCAGGGGCGTCTACGTGCTCGGGCGCGGGCCGAACGGCAAAGTCGGGCAGGACGTGGTCGAGATCCCGGAGGTTGTCGACGGGACGGGACAAGCCGCGACTTCGCGCTTGCTTTCGCTCTGCCACAGCTACGGATTCTTGTTCCGCGCCTCGGCCACCGGCCGCGACTTGGGCAACAAGGCGGTCGAGATCATCCGCGCCACCTCCCCAGCCGTGAAGGACGTGCCCTGGCGCATGGGCTCCTTCTACCTGGCTGGCTGGGCGACCGTCTCGGACATGGAGATCGCCACGGTCGGCCCGGACGCCGTCGCGAACGCGGCGAAGCTCGCCCCCCTCGCGCCGCACATCTTGGTCACCCCGCTCACCGGCAGCCTGCTGCCCGAGATCCAGGCCAAAGGGCCGGGCGTCTACCTTGTGGTCCGGGGCTCGGCGAAGGGGCCCCTCACTTTCGAGCAAGCCGTCCGAATCCTCAAGGAACCAGCTGCCCTAACAACCCCCGCCCCGAAACAGCCATAA
- a CDS encoding helix-turn-helix transcriptional regulator yields MAKRTRQSSISTDTDVLMETIRSAREAAGLSQREVGRRLGFHPTVYHKIELGARVLDVVEFVALARAIGTDPIELLGSYLVNLQQRRVENAQ; encoded by the coding sequence GTGGCGAAGCGCACCAGACAGTCCTCAATCTCGACTGACACCGACGTTCTAATGGAAACGATTCGGTCGGCACGTGAGGCTGCGGGTCTCTCTCAAAGAGAGGTGGGTCGAAGACTTGGCTTCCATCCCACTGTTTATCACAAGATTGAACTCGGGGCTAGGGTTCTTGATGTCGTCGAGTTCGTCGCACTGGCTCGGGCGATAGGCACAGACCCGATTGAACTGTTGGGCTCCTACCTCGTGAACCTTCAGCAGCGCCGAGTGGAAAACGCCCAATGA
- a CDS encoding DUF2293 domain-containing protein, whose translation MSKNIEEQKSPHRQRKQLEAEILRIYPSIPEHDLRATLDHTLEEGCQRVGTNTNLHVSERASRAVRGYIRHVYTLYDEILAQNLTYDEPEIAKEDARYSVESKIRIILQIWSKRRRYRKNRRQ comes from the coding sequence ATGTCAAAGAACATCGAAGAACAGAAATCACCTCATCGTCAACGGAAGCAACTTGAAGCCGAGATTCTGCGCATCTACCCAAGCATCCCCGAGCACGACCTGCGAGCCACTCTCGACCACACCCTTGAGGAAGGGTGCCAGCGGGTCGGCACGAACACAAATTTGCATGTGAGCGAACGAGCAAGTCGTGCCGTGCGTGGATATATTCGGCACGTTTACACCCTCTACGATGAGATTCTGGCGCAAAACCTGACCTACGACGAACCAGAGATTGCTAAGGAAGATGCTCGATACTCAGTCGAGTCCAAAATCCGCATCATTCTTCAAATCTGGTCAAAGCGACGGCGATATCGTAAAAACAGACGGCAGTAA
- a CDS encoding site-specific integrase encodes MNQIQPIQSSEIQRLVVDAIDYARQSRAPATLRAYQSDWRLFEEFCGSHGLGALPAVPSTVSLFITKLAETHRPSSIQRKLAAISVAHKTAGVPSPIAAEIVHSTMSGVRRAKGMAKTQKSPIRARHLREGLSLMRSDLKGVRDAAIILVSYAGALRRSEVVGLDLADLTFTSEGVVLNLTRSKTDQEGSGVKVAIKAGNRADTCPIRALRNWITAAELSDGALFRPITRGGRLGMTRLSDQTVCAIFKEFALILGLDPRDYGGHSGRAGVITDGFAASVAQAVIAKHSRHRSNAISDYLREATLFEQNLSGLVGL; translated from the coding sequence ATGAACCAAATTCAGCCCATCCAATCCAGCGAAATCCAGCGCCTCGTCGTTGATGCGATTGACTATGCCCGCCAATCGAGAGCACCCGCCACGCTGAGGGCATATCAATCCGACTGGAGACTTTTTGAGGAGTTCTGCGGCTCGCATGGACTTGGGGCACTTCCTGCTGTACCATCAACGGTATCGCTCTTCATCACAAAGCTCGCTGAAACTCATCGACCGTCCTCGATTCAGCGTAAATTGGCAGCAATCTCCGTGGCTCACAAGACAGCCGGTGTGCCATCCCCCATCGCAGCCGAAATCGTGCATTCCACGATGTCTGGGGTGCGACGGGCAAAGGGCATGGCGAAAACTCAGAAGTCACCCATCCGGGCAAGACACTTGCGGGAGGGGCTTTCTCTGATGCGCTCGGACTTAAAGGGAGTGCGAGATGCGGCTATCATCCTCGTTTCCTACGCAGGTGCGCTTCGCCGCTCGGAAGTCGTAGGGCTTGACCTAGCTGACCTCACGTTTACCTCTGAAGGCGTCGTCTTGAACTTGACCCGCAGCAAGACCGACCAGGAGGGCTCAGGGGTGAAAGTCGCAATCAAAGCTGGGAACAGGGCGGACACCTGTCCCATCAGAGCGCTGCGGAACTGGATTACGGCGGCTGAACTCTCCGATGGAGCGCTCTTTCGTCCAATAACGAGAGGCGGACGCCTTGGGATGACACGGCTGTCCGACCAGACCGTTTGCGCCATTTTCAAAGAGTTTGCGCTTATTCTGGGACTCGACCCGAGAGACTACGGTGGGCACTCGGGACGAGCAGGAGTTATCACCGATGGCTTTGCAGCGTCGGTCGCTCAAGCAGTCATAGCCAAACACTCTCGGCACAGGTCGAACGCTATTTCAGACTATCTGCGGGAAGCCACATTGTTCGAGCAAAACCTCAGCGGCTTGGTTGGCTTGTGA
- a CDS encoding type I restriction endonuclease subunit R produces the protein MTDTSEKGLELLIIRSLTGLTNEQILKPVAPGIAENPTGYGGAGYVLGRSQDYSREYAVDLTYLLQFLAQTQPKVFAQLDLGTDGIKRTQFLTRLQGEIAKRGIVDVLRKGVSHQAAHVELFYGTPSPGNQKAKERWDSNIFSITRQLCYSKDETQLALDLCLFINGLPIATFELKNSLTKQTVEDAVQQYKRDRDSRELLFQFARCLVHFAVDDAEVRFCTHLRDKASWFLPFNKGWNDGAGNPPNPNGLKTDYLWKEILTKEGLTDIIENYAERVEEKDPKTGKVKRLLIFPRFHQRDVVRKLLADTRTHGSGKRYLIQHSAGSGKSNSIAWLAHQLVGLEKDSVPVFDSVIVVTDRVILDKQIRDTIKQFAQVGSVVGHAERSGQLKDFLKNGKKIIITTVQKFPFILDDIGSANKDSTFAILIDEAHSSQGGQTAAKMNIALSGTSAEDDEEDTEDQINRIMAARKMLPNASYFAFTATPKNKTLEVFGEPYPEGDVVKHRPFHSYTMKQAIQEGFILDVLKSYTPVNSYYNLIKTVEDDPEFDSRKAQRKLRKYVESHTHAIREKSEIMVDHFHDHVIAKQKIGGQARAMVITGSIKRAIDYFHAFQDYLKERKSPYKAIVAFSGEHEYGGQKVTEASLNGFASNKIAEMIQEDPYRFLICADKFQTGYDEPLLHTMYVDKPLSGIKAVQTLSRLNRAHPKKHDTFVLDFVNDIDTIQMAFDDYYRTTVLARETDPNKLHDLKADLDGAQVYSDSDIRQLVELYLAGADRDTLDPILDGCVATYLDLLDEDGQVEFKGKAKAFVRTYGFLASVLTYSIASWERLSIFLNFLIPKLPAPKEEDLSKGILESIDMDSYRVEVRSALSISLTDEDSEIEPVPTAGGGHPPEPELDRLSNILKSFNDQFGNIEWKDGDKIKEVITQEIPAKVAADKAYQNAIANSDKQNARIEHDKALQRVLVELLTDHTELFKQFSDNPAFKKWLSDTNFNSTYTDGR, from the coding sequence TTGACCGACACCAGCGAGAAGGGACTCGAACTTCTCATCATTCGCAGCCTCACTGGGCTCACCAATGAGCAGATTCTCAAGCCGGTCGCTCCAGGCATTGCAGAGAACCCAACTGGCTACGGTGGCGCTGGCTATGTGCTGGGGCGCTCCCAAGACTACAGTAGAGAATATGCGGTTGACCTGACTTACCTCCTTCAGTTCCTCGCTCAGACTCAACCGAAGGTGTTTGCCCAGCTTGACCTTGGCACCGATGGAATAAAGAGAACCCAGTTTCTGACCCGACTTCAAGGAGAAATCGCCAAGCGTGGAATCGTAGACGTGCTTCGCAAAGGCGTCTCTCACCAAGCTGCGCACGTCGAACTGTTCTATGGGACACCCTCACCGGGCAACCAGAAGGCGAAGGAACGCTGGGACTCCAACATCTTCAGCATCACCAGGCAACTCTGCTACAGCAAGGATGAAACCCAGCTTGCGCTCGACCTCTGCCTTTTCATCAATGGTTTACCGATTGCGACCTTCGAACTCAAGAACAGCCTGACCAAGCAGACGGTCGAGGACGCCGTCCAGCAATACAAGCGAGACCGGGACAGTCGTGAACTGCTCTTTCAATTCGCTCGATGCCTGGTTCACTTCGCCGTGGATGACGCCGAGGTTCGGTTCTGTACTCACCTCCGGGACAAGGCTTCCTGGTTCCTCCCATTCAACAAAGGCTGGAATGATGGCGCTGGCAACCCGCCGAACCCCAATGGACTCAAAACGGACTATCTGTGGAAAGAGATACTCACCAAAGAAGGTCTGACCGACATCATCGAAAACTATGCTGAGCGGGTTGAGGAGAAAGACCCCAAGACAGGCAAAGTCAAGCGCCTCCTCATCTTCCCTAGATTTCACCAGCGGGATGTGGTGCGGAAGCTTTTGGCGGACACACGAACGCACGGGTCTGGCAAGCGCTACCTGATTCAACACTCGGCGGGAAGCGGCAAGTCAAACTCAATTGCATGGCTGGCTCATCAGCTTGTCGGTCTGGAGAAGGACTCCGTGCCGGTCTTTGACTCCGTCATCGTCGTGACCGACAGGGTCATCCTCGACAAACAAATCCGGGACACCATCAAGCAGTTCGCCCAAGTTGGGTCAGTGGTGGGTCATGCTGAGCGCTCGGGGCAACTCAAAGATTTCCTCAAGAACGGAAAGAAAATCATTATCACGACTGTCCAGAAGTTTCCGTTCATCTTGGACGACATCGGCTCTGCGAACAAGGACAGCACGTTCGCCATCCTCATCGACGAGGCGCATTCGAGCCAAGGCGGTCAGACCGCTGCGAAGATGAACATTGCTCTCTCGGGCACCTCAGCCGAGGACGACGAAGAAGACACGGAAGACCAAATCAACCGCATCATGGCAGCCCGGAAGATGCTGCCGAACGCCTCATATTTTGCGTTCACTGCGACTCCCAAGAACAAGACCTTGGAAGTCTTTGGCGAGCCTTATCCCGAAGGAGATGTGGTCAAGCATCGACCATTCCATAGCTACACGATGAAGCAGGCGATTCAGGAGGGCTTCATCCTGGACGTGCTCAAAAGCTACACGCCGGTCAACTCCTATTACAACCTCATCAAGACCGTCGAGGATGACCCCGAGTTCGATTCCAGGAAGGCTCAGCGAAAGCTCCGCAAGTACGTCGAGTCACATACCCACGCCATTCGGGAGAAGAGCGAAATCATGGTTGACCACTTCCACGACCATGTGATTGCCAAGCAGAAGATTGGCGGTCAGGCGAGGGCAATGGTCATCACGGGAAGCATCAAGAGAGCCATCGACTACTTCCACGCTTTTCAGGACTACCTGAAGGAGCGCAAGAGCCCGTACAAAGCCATCGTTGCCTTCTCTGGCGAGCATGAATACGGCGGTCAGAAGGTGACCGAGGCATCTCTGAACGGATTTGCCAGCAACAAGATTGCCGAGATGATTCAGGAAGACCCTTACCGCTTCCTAATCTGCGCCGACAAGTTCCAGACCGGGTACGACGAGCCACTCCTCCACACCATGTATGTGGACAAACCGCTCTCTGGAATCAAGGCTGTTCAAACTCTTTCACGGTTGAATAGGGCGCACCCCAAAAAGCACGACACCTTTGTGCTGGACTTTGTCAACGACATCGACACGATTCAGATGGCGTTCGACGATTACTACCGCACGACCGTTCTGGCTCGTGAGACTGACCCGAACAAGCTGCATGACCTCAAGGCTGACCTCGATGGCGCTCAGGTTTACAGCGATTCCGACATTCGACAGCTAGTCGAGCTTTATCTCGCTGGTGCCGACCGTGACACGCTTGACCCGATTCTCGATGGCTGCGTCGCCACGTATCTGGACTTGCTGGACGAGGATGGACAGGTTGAGTTCAAGGGCAAAGCCAAGGCGTTCGTCCGCACCTATGGGTTCTTAGCCTCGGTTCTGACCTACAGCATCGCCTCATGGGAACGGCTGTCCATCTTCCTGAATTTCCTCATTCCCAAACTTCCAGCCCCTAAAGAGGAGGACTTATCCAAGGGAATTCTGGAGTCCATCGACATGGACAGTTATCGGGTCGAGGTTCGGTCGGCGCTTTCGATTTCGCTGACAGACGAGGATTCCGAGATTGAGCCCGTGCCAACAGCAGGCGGAGGGCACCCTCCTGAGCCTGAGCTTGACAGGCTGAGCAACATCCTCAAGTCGTTCAATGACCAGTTCGGGAATATCGAGTGGAAGGACGGAGACAAGATAAAGGAGGTCATCACGCAGGAGATTCCAGCGAAGGTGGCGGCGGACAAGGCGTATCAAAACGCCATTGCCAACTCCGACAAGCAGAACGCTCGGATTGAGCACGACAAGGCTCTGCAACGGGTGCTAGTCGAGCTACTTACCGACCACACGGAATTGTTCAAACAGTTCTCCGACAACCCTGCTTTCAAAAAGTGGCTGTCGGACACGAATTTCAATTCGACCTACACAGACGGGCGCTGA
- a CDS encoding PIN domain-containing protein — protein MPVRADFAVVLDACVLAEASVADLYLRLSEEPRLLLPKWTERIWDEVDRTCRDKLSWRPEVVAKRREVATNFFEEAMVSGFEHLECKCDNNEDDRHVLAAAIHEKVETIVTTNIKHFPSEALDPWGIVAVHPGTYLITLFEHDRGVVVDKLYRLSGDRGKSVEVTLGRLAWTVPSFSAHVGEALGILVPEVTPAEWRLN, from the coding sequence ATGCCGGTCAGGGCGGACTTTGCCGTCGTCCTTGACGCCTGCGTACTCGCAGAGGCTTCGGTCGCCGACCTCTATCTCCGCCTGTCTGAAGAACCCCGCCTTCTCCTACCTAAGTGGACGGAGCGGATTTGGGACGAAGTTGACCGGACTTGTCGAGACAAGCTGAGTTGGAGACCCGAAGTGGTTGCAAAGCGCCGAGAGGTTGCTACGAACTTCTTTGAGGAAGCGATGGTTTCTGGGTTCGAGCACCTGGAGTGCAAGTGCGACAATAACGAAGACGACCGCCATGTGTTGGCAGCGGCGATTCATGAGAAGGTCGAGACCATCGTGACGACGAATATCAAGCACTTCCCTTCCGAGGCACTCGACCCCTGGGGCATTGTTGCTGTTCACCCTGGAACGTATCTAATCACTCTTTTTGAGCACGACAGGGGAGTTGTCGTTGACAAGCTCTATCGCCTCTCGGGAGACCGTGGAAAGAGCGTTGAGGTAACTCTGGGCAGGTTGGCTTGGACGGTTCCTAGTTTCTCCGCTCACGTTGGAGAAGCGCTGGGAATTCTGGTGCCTGAAGTCACTCCAGCCGAATGGAGGTTGAATTGA
- a CDS encoding excisionase family DNA-binding protein: MSSLQDRRLEPSEISPEILKQLDGLIHTGEASLVGLHGERIALPKPLNDLLLFIVDSMKRKQAILLMPEDEAFTTQAAANFLGMSRPFLLRLLENGRIPFHRVGTHRRIMFKDLLVFQEARNKERSKALTDLTKLMDEEGVYDRRLESEE, encoded by the coding sequence ATGAGCAGCCTACAAGACCGAAGATTGGAGCCCTCTGAAATCTCGCCCGAGATTCTGAAGCAGCTTGACGGACTCATCCACACGGGTGAAGCCAGCCTCGTTGGTCTTCATGGCGAGCGCATCGCCCTACCGAAGCCCCTCAACGACCTCCTGCTGTTCATCGTGGACTCAATGAAGCGCAAGCAAGCAATTTTGCTCATGCCTGAGGACGAGGCTTTCACGACTCAGGCTGCGGCGAACTTCTTGGGCATGTCTCGCCCATTCCTTCTGAGGCTGCTTGAAAACGGCAGGATTCCGTTCCATCGAGTCGGAACCCACAGGCGCATCATGTTCAAAGACCTCCTGGTGTTTCAGGAGGCTAGGAACAAGGAGCGAAGCAAGGCACTGACTGACCTGACCAAGTTGATGGACGAGGAAGGAGTCTACGACCGACGCTTGGAGTCGGAAGAGTAA
- a CDS encoding restriction endonuclease subunit S, which translates to MQRPVRLCDEVVTCFRDGEVTLRHPKKPQGIMESLFEVGYQGVREGDLVIHDLDAYAGAIGVSDSDGKTTPACAVCTTLPGADAHYLALLFRDLARNGFLFAAARGVRERVADLLFGNFASLKIPLPPPDEQLAIVRRVAVFDGKMNRLVAAKERMLALLDEQEQALLQHVVDTNTANGEILRLPFTRCFSTRIDNRGTTPNRTDSGRRLVTSKNVRQGYVDYEVSVDFVSESHEFENARRPEVGDLLMTTEAPMGHFALADRPDISIAQRVVAFRPRLDLVVPEFLLMVCRSGAFQDELRRLATGAGAVGIRTSRLSELQVAVSSLESQRTAVRWFDDHVRPVLRAKRRLAKELALLREYRARIVSDVVTGQREVRCKPEFI; encoded by the coding sequence ATGCAGCGACCGGTGAGACTCTGCGACGAAGTGGTCACTTGCTTCCGAGACGGCGAGGTCACGTTGCGTCATCCCAAGAAGCCACAGGGCATCATGGAGTCGCTCTTTGAGGTCGGTTACCAGGGAGTCCGAGAGGGTGACCTGGTAATTCACGACCTCGATGCCTATGCCGGAGCCATTGGGGTTTCCGACTCGGATGGAAAGACCACGCCTGCCTGCGCCGTCTGCACGACCCTTCCTGGAGCCGATGCACACTACTTGGCTCTCTTGTTTCGTGACCTGGCTCGGAACGGCTTCCTCTTTGCGGCTGCCCGTGGCGTGCGAGAACGGGTCGCTGACTTGCTGTTTGGCAACTTCGCCTCACTGAAGATTCCTCTGCCTCCGCCCGATGAGCAGCTTGCCATCGTTCGGCGTGTGGCGGTGTTCGACGGGAAGATGAACCGCCTGGTCGCTGCCAAGGAACGGATGCTGGCGCTCTTGGACGAACAGGAACAGGCTTTGCTGCAGCATGTCGTGGACACGAACACGGCAAACGGTGAGATTCTGAGACTCCCGTTCACCCGGTGCTTCTCGACCCGCATCGACAACCGAGGCACGACTCCCAACCGAACCGACTCTGGGCGGCGTCTGGTGACCTCGAAGAACGTCCGCCAAGGCTATGTGGACTATGAGGTGTCGGTGGACTTCGTCTCAGAGTCTCACGAATTTGAGAATGCCCGACGACCCGAGGTCGGAGACCTGCTGATGACGACTGAGGCTCCAATGGGGCATTTCGCTCTGGCTGACCGACCGGACATCTCCATCGCCCAACGAGTGGTCGCCTTCCGCCCTCGTTTGGATTTGGTGGTTCCTGAGTTTCTGCTGATGGTGTGCCGGTCGGGTGCGTTCCAGGATGAGCTTCGCCGACTTGCGACCGGTGCCGGTGCGGTGGGGATTCGCACGAGCCGCCTGTCGGAACTTCAGGTTGCGGTGTCTTCATTGGAGAGCCAGCGCACGGCCGTGCGCTGGTTTGATGACCACGTTCGTCCTGTCCTTCGTGCGAAGAGGAGGTTGGCGAAGGAGTTGGCTCTGCTGCGGGAGTATCGGGCGAGGATAGTTTCTGACGTGGTGACGGGGCAAAGGGAGGTTCGATGCAAGCCCGAGTTTATTTGA